GCGGACCGGACACCCGAAAAGCCAGGTCCACCCTACGGGATGCCTGGACCCTTCCGGGCATAGTCCTTATCCACGCTCCATCTATGGGACTGAGCACCATGGACTTGACCGGACGGACGGTTATAGGCTCCCTAATATCTCCTTTAGAGGAAAAAAACCTGGGACCCAAGAGGACACCTGCCAGCAGGATAGCCAGGGCTCCGGGGAAAAGCCATTTCAAAGCAACTCTAAACCTCATCGTTCCACCACCATCTTTTAGATTCATCGAGTATCTATATGGCGAATTATAGGAATACCGCCGGTTTCTGTCAACGGAAAGTGCTACAATCTACGGAATTAAGGTCTAGGGGGGAAGGGTTTTGTTTCTTGTCGGTTTAGGGGCCATAGTGGTCCTTTTCGTGCTTTTAGGGCTTAGATCCGCCAGGTCGGTGGGATCGTCGTCGGACTACTCGGTCGCCGGTCGGTCCGTCGGTGCCGCTGGAGTAAGCGGGATTATCATGGGAGCTATCGTAGGAGGAGCCTCGACGGTAGGAACGGTTCAGATGGCCTACGTGTCCGGGCTTTCGGCCTGGTGGTTCACCTTAGGTTCCGCTCTAGGCTGTCTCATTCTGGGGCTATGGTTTGCAGGGCCTCTCAGACGATCGGGGTTCGTTACGGTTCCCGAGTTTCTCTCCCGAAACTACGGAAGGAAGATGAGCGGTCTGTCCATGGTCTCCGCCTCGGTGGGGACCTTTCTGTCGGTAGTGGCCCAGTTTCTCGCGGGAGCGGCACTGTTTCGGACCATACTGCCGATCTCGCCGGAACTCTCGGCGGTGATACTGGGCTCTCTCATACTGGCGTTCACCTATTCAGGAGGCCTGAAGAGCTACAGCTCTATAGGGAAAGCAAAGATGGTCGCCCTTTACGGGACAATGGCCCTCTGTGCCCTCGCCGCCTCGTCCATAGCGTCCCCGGCGGAGCTGCTAAGGGCCCTGCCGGTCAGGCCGTGGTTCGACCTTTTCGGAGGAGGGCTCAGAGCCGACGGCAACGCCTTACTGTCCATGGTGGCAGGGGTCTTCTGCACCCAGATATACGTCCAGGGAATCTTCGCTGCCTCCGACGAGAGGACCGCCGCCAGGGGAGCTATCCTCTCGGCTATCCTGATTCCTCCCGTGGGGATAATGGGGGTCCTCACAGGGCTGGCCATGAGGGCATCGGGAGTATCGGTTGACCCGGCGTCGGCGCTACCGTCGTTTATAACCGCCAACTTTCACCCCGCTCTGGCGGGAGCTATGTGGGGAGTTATACTGGTGACCCTCATAGGGGCAGGGGCGGGACTTTCCTTCGGTATAGCCACAAACTTAGTGAGAGACGGCGTAATCCCTTTGACCAAGGGAAAGAGCGACGGCGAGCTGGCGATGAGCCGGTGGGCGGTGGCTCTGGTGGTGGCGGCGGCGGGAATCATGGCCTGCGCCGTCCAGGGCTCTCAGATACTCCACTGGAGCTATCTGAGCATGGGGCTGAGAGGAGCAGGGACATTTATCCCTCTTGTTGTGGCTGTGATGTGGCCTGAGAGGCTATCACCTAGGTGGGCCCTGGCGGCCAACGGGGCGGGACTGGCTGCCATGGCGGCGTCGGGATCCCTCCATATATGGTTGCCACCGATGGCCTCTGGCATAGCGGCAAGTGCCGCCGTGACAGCGATGGGGATGGTGAGAAGATGAGCGGACTTTTCTGGAGATGTTTTACCGGTGCCTATCTTATACAGGCCATGCTGGCGGTGGGGTTTCTGTTTCCCGTGGTCCTCTCCGCTCAGGGCTATTCCATAGGGGTTATAGGATGGTCCATGTCCGCCCTGAACCTGGCGGCGATTATATCCCGTCCTCTGGGAGGATGGGCCACCGAGAGGTGGGGCTTCAGCGGCGCCCTATTTATGGCGGGAATCCTGTCTTTAGCCGCCACCGCCTCCATATGGATCGCCCCGGGGATGGCGGGGATGATATCCTTTCGAGCGGGGCTTGGAATGGTAGGAGGGGTGGCCATGGTGGCCATATCCACCTTTCAGGGGCTGGTGATTCCGGAGGCGAAAAGAGGGCCTCTTTTCGCCATAATGGGCATAGCTTACGTCCTCCCTCAGATAACCGTGGTCCCTCTGGGAGAGTGGCTTTTAAACAAAAACATGGAGACCTCCTACCTGATGATCCCCGCTATCCTGACGGTATTAGCCGCCCTTATGGGGAGAGGGCTACCTTCCCCTGAGTCGTTGAGACAGGACGAGGAAAAAGAGGATTGGGGAAGCTGGGGCGACTGCTTTGGCACCTCCGGCGTATGGGCCATGATACTCACGCTGGTATCCTTCTCGGTGCTAAACTCTACGACCTTACAGTTTTTGTCCCTTCCGGTGAGGGAAAAGGGCCTGTCGGCGAGCCTTTTCTACACCGTAAACGCCGTGACCTGCGTCGCCCTAAGGGTATTCGGAAGCGAGCTGATAAAGGACGTCCCCAGATATCTGTTAGGGTGCGTCTCCATAACCGTTATGGCGGTCGCCCTTACAGGGGCCCTGGCGGCGGACAGCTCTTTCACCTTGATTCTCGCCGCTATGGGGTACGGCTTGGGAATGGGCTTCGGTTTTCCTGTGATGCTGGCCCTCATTCCGGACGTATTCCCTCCCAGGCTCATGCCTAAAGGTTCCTCCATAGGCATGTTGTCAATGGACCTGGGCTTCGCCCTGTCGCCGCTTATAATAGGGGTCCTGTCCGCCTACCTTGGCACCCCTGGAGCCATGAGGGCCATAGCCTGGGCCCAGCTGGCAATAGCACCAACAGCCCTAATATTGTGGAGAATATCGAGAAAACGGGCGGAATCATCCCTTACATTATGAAAATAGGTTTTTATAGGGAGCCTTTGTGAATCGGGGTTCCCTAAAAAGCACCTCCGTGCTATAGTGCATACTATTCCATACTTTCGGAGGTGTTTTTAGTGGGTCTTACAAGAGGAGAGCGAAAGGTGCTTTGGTGCTTTGCGCTGATAGTGGCGGGCTATATGCCCCCTGTGTTGAACCTGGCAAACCGGGTGAGTCCGGTTATTTTCGGGGTGCCTTTCATCCTATTCTGGTCCGGCCTGATGGTCCCCATAACCACCTGCCTGATGACCTACGCCTACATCGTCAGGGCAAAAGAGGACGGTGAGGACAGATGACCATCTCCATATACATAATTTTCGGATGGCTCATAGTCACGACGATAGTGGGGGTCCTGGCGGGGAGAAATCAGGCCTTCAGCATGGAGAACTATTTCGTAGGAGGCCGGTCGTTCGGGACGTTCCTCTTCTACACCACCGCAGCGGCGGAGATATACAGCGCCTTCGCCTTTTTAGGTCTGGCGGGATGGGCCTATTCCAAGGGAATGAGCATCGTCTACGCCATGGCCTACGGATCCATCGCATATGGGCTTTATTTCTTCATAGGCCCCAGGATAAACAGGCTGGGATCCAGGCTCAAGTACATAAGCCAGCCCGACTTTATAGCGGACAGATACGAGAGCCGTTGGCTGGGGGTCTTCGTGGCCTTTATAGGGGTCATCTTCTCCATTCCCTACCTCCAGCTTCAGATAATGGGAGCAGGTATGATAGTTCAGTTGGCGTCGGGAGGGGCTATTTCCTGGCAGATCGCTGTTATCATAAGCTTTATAGCGGCGGTGATATTCGTCTACGTCTCGGGGCTCAGGGGGATCGGCTGGACCAACTTCCTTCAGGCAATAATAATGCTCTTCGGTATGGTCTCCATAGGGTTTATATTCCCCCACAAGTTCTTCGGTGGAACGGCGAAGGTCTGGGAGATCCTTCAGGAGATCAAGCCCAACCACCTAACATTGCCCGACAGTGCGGGACTGGGTATATTCTGGGTCGCGTCGGTGTCCCTCATCTGTGGCCTCGGTTTCTGGATGTGGCCCCATATCTTCACCGCGACCTACGCAGCGAAAAGCGAAAAGGTGGTCCGCAGGAACGCCACTATCCTGCCTCTTTACTCCCTCACCATGATACCTATAATGGTGGTCGGCTTTACCTGTGCAGCCAAGGCGGGGATTGATCCAGCCTTTGCGGGGACCATAACAAAACCGGACCATGCGATGCTCATAGCTTTGGTCAACAACTTTCCACCTCTTCTGGCTGGGTTCATAGGGGCAGGAGGCCTGGCGGCATCTATTTCGACTTCCTCGGGGCTCATTCTCACTTCCTCCAACCTGATGGCCAGAAACGTCATACAGAAGGGCTTTAAGCCGGAGATGGATGACATGGCGGTGGCAAAGCTGGGAAGGGCACTGGTGCCGGTCCTGACGGTGTTGGCGGTGCTTTTGGCGATTTTTGCCCCGTCCATGTTGGTGTCGTTGCTCCTGGTGGGATACTCGGGGGTTACCCAGTTCTTCCCTGCGGTCTTGCTCGGTCTCTTCGCCAAATGGCCCACGAAAGCCGGTATCGTGACTGGACTTCTGGCTGGTCTGGCAACGGTGGTGGCCATAAAGTTCATGGGGGTTCCGTCGCCGATGGGCCTTCACGAGGGATTCGTCGGGCTCATAGTCAACTTCGCCGTGGTGGCGGTAATAAGCTCCTTCACGCCAAAGATATCACCCTCCACCATCGACAGGTTTGAGTCCACTTTAAGATAGGAGGCGCTTTTATGCTCGTACAGATAAGGGAAAAGGCAAGGGAAATAAGGGAAGAGATAGCCCAGTGGAGACACCACTTTCACAGACACCCCGAACTGTCCCACTGCGAGTTCGAGACGGCGGCGACCATCGCCCAAGCCCTGAGGGACATGGGGTACGACCAGGTGAAGGTGGGGTGCAAGGGCAAGGATATCTGTGTGGTAGCGGACCTCGGACAGGGGGATAAGTGCATCGCCCTGAGGGCCGATATAGACGCCCTGGCTGTCCAGGAGGAGAGGAACGTCCCCTACAGGTCGGAAAACGACGGAGTGATGCACGCCTGCGGCCACGACGCCCACGCTTCCATGCTTCTCGGCGCCGCAAAGATCCTCAAGGGAATGGAGAACGACCTCCCCGGCAGGGTACGGCTTATCTTCCAGCACGCCGAGGAAAGAGGCGGCGGAGCCAAGGAACTGGTGGAGGAAGGGGTTCTGGACGGCGTGGACGTGATATTCGGACAGCATATCTGGTCGCCCGTCCCAAGCGGCTCCATGACCTACTGCGAGGGGCCGACTATGGCGTCGGCGGATATGTTCGAGCTCAAGATCCAGGGCAGAGGAGGACACGGCTCTATGCCCCATATGTCGGTGGACCCGGTGATGGCCGCCTGTTCGGTGGTCTCGGCCTGGCAGACCATAGTCAGCCGGGAGGTAGACCCTCTGGACGCCGCGGTTATCTCCGTTGGGGAGATAAAAAGCGGCTCGGTGTTCAACGCTATCCCCGACTCGGCACTGATAAAGGGGACCACCAGGACCTTCAACCAGGACGTCAGAAAGAACATCGCCGCAAGGATGGAGGAGGTAGCCAAGGCTATTTGCTCCGCCATGAGGTGCGAAACGGAGTTCAACTACAGTTACATGCTCCCCCCCACGGTGACCGACGTGGACTTCACCAGGTTTGCCGTCGGAGTGGCTAAAGAGGTCCTAGGCGAGAATAAGGTATCCGAGGCAAGGCCCACCATGGGAGCCGAGGACTTCAGCTATTACCTCATGGAGAGGCCCGGGACCTTCATGTTCCTGGGGACCGGGAACGAGGATAAGGACATGACCTATCCTCAGCATCACCCTAAGTACTGCGTCGACGACGACGTACTTGAGCTAGGGGCCGCTATGTCCGCCTCGGTGGCCTGGGCATATCTGAACCGGTAAAAAAAGCGAAGGGGGACGACCTAGGTCGTCCCCCTTCATCTTTACCTTAAGTTTTACCTGCGAAGGAACAGAAGAGGCAGTGCCAGAAGGATAGTAGCAGGAGCGAGGCCGATGGTGCAGCCGCCGCCGCTATCGCTGCTGCTACCTGTAACAGAGACAGTGGTGTTAGAGAGAAGGCCACCGTCGTTGCTCCAAGCCGAGATTACAGCGGTTCCACCCGAGACAGCTCTAACCAAGCCCGTTCCAGACACCGTGGCTACCGCAGGGTTACTCGACGACCATCCAACCATTTTATTCGTGGCGTTAGCCGGGCTGACGGTAGCGGTAAGCTGGAAAGTGTTGCCGCCATCGAGGGAAACGGACGGGGTAGATACGGCGATTCCCGTAGCGGGCACGTAACCAACGTCGTTTCTAACGGCCTTCAGGAGGTTAAGATCACCCTTTGTGTAGAACCGACTGGATACATTGGCGTTAACGTTAATGTTTGAGAGAATCCTGGCCTTTATCTCCCTGGCTGAAGCGGCAGGGCTTACAGCAGCGACGAGAGCGGCGGCACCTGCAACATGGGGAGTTGCCATGGAGGTACCATTCATACTTTCGTAGCCACCGGTGTCAGATGTGCTCCATATACCCGATCCAGGAGCCGCTAGCTGAACGAAGTTCGGGCTGTAGTTCGAGAAGTCCGACATCGCAAAAGTAGTAGGCGTTATCGAACCGACAGTAATCATGTTAGCGAAGGGGAAACAGGCAGGATAAGGTCTCTGCCCTGCAAGGTTTATCCATCCCTGGGTCGGGTGGTCGTACCATCCTGGGTTATCGAGATCCTGCCCTTCGTTTCCAGCGGCTACGACAAGAAGAATATCTGCGTCGGAGACAGCCTTAAACGCAAGAGCGTAGGGGTCAGCGTTAACATTATAAATAGGTGACCCCCAACCGCCGAGAGACATATTGGCGACCTTTATATTAAGCCCTCTTTTTCTTTGAGCTACAACATAATCAAGGCCAGCCATAATCTGGGCTCCGGTGCCACTACCCTGGCTGTCGAGGACCTTAACGGAGAGAAGGCTGACGTTCCAGTTCACACCGACAACTCCAACGCTGTTATTTCCCATAGCCCCAATAGTGCCGGCTACGTGTGTTCCGTGACCGTTGTCATCGGCGGGAAGAGCTCCAACGGTAATAAGGTTTTTTCCCCAGTTGCCGTCTTTATCGGTCCCTATATTAGCCACCAGATCGACATGGTCGTTCTTTATTCCCGTGTCCAACACCGCTACAAAAACACCTCTATCGCCGGAGGAGATATCCCAGGCAGAAGGACCATCTATTCTGTTCATTCCCCAGAGGTCACCACTGGCATAGTAGGGATCATTAGGGATCACAGAGGCGTTAAAAACGTAGTTAGGGGCCACACCAACCACTCCAGGCTGAGCCTTAAGCTCCTCCATGAGCTCTGCGGTGGTTTTACCCTCCGCCCTAAAATGGGCGATGTTCTTGCCGCTCTGGGCGGCTATCGCGCTGTATGTCCCCACCGACTTGGCTCCGACTGATGACGCCAGAGCGTTTGCGGAGGAATCAAGACCGGCCTTGAAGGCCGAGACATCGGAGGTGTTGATACCCGTTCCCTCCAGAACCACTAAGACCTCTCCCTCGACGTACTCCCCGGCCAGAGGGGATTGGGCAAAGGCCACGTTACTCCACAGAAAGAGAGCTAAAGCGATAAACAGCGATTTTCTTCCCATTGGACACACTCCTTTTTAGCCCTCTAGGGCTTT
The uncultured Dethiosulfovibrio sp. genome window above contains:
- a CDS encoding sodium:solute symporter family protein codes for the protein MFLVGLGAIVVLFVLLGLRSARSVGSSSDYSVAGRSVGAAGVSGIIMGAIVGGASTVGTVQMAYVSGLSAWWFTLGSALGCLILGLWFAGPLRRSGFVTVPEFLSRNYGRKMSGLSMVSASVGTFLSVVAQFLAGAALFRTILPISPELSAVILGSLILAFTYSGGLKSYSSIGKAKMVALYGTMALCALAASSIASPAELLRALPVRPWFDLFGGGLRADGNALLSMVAGVFCTQIYVQGIFAASDERTAARGAILSAILIPPVGIMGVLTGLAMRASGVSVDPASALPSFITANFHPALAGAMWGVILVTLIGAGAGLSFGIATNLVRDGVIPLTKGKSDGELAMSRWAVALVVAAAGIMACAVQGSQILHWSYLSMGLRGAGTFIPLVVAVMWPERLSPRWALAANGAGLAAMAASGSLHIWLPPMASGIAASAAVTAMGMVRR
- a CDS encoding MFS transporter translates to MSGLFWRCFTGAYLIQAMLAVGFLFPVVLSAQGYSIGVIGWSMSALNLAAIISRPLGGWATERWGFSGALFMAGILSLAATASIWIAPGMAGMISFRAGLGMVGGVAMVAISTFQGLVIPEAKRGPLFAIMGIAYVLPQITVVPLGEWLLNKNMETSYLMIPAILTVLAALMGRGLPSPESLRQDEEKEDWGSWGDCFGTSGVWAMILTLVSFSVLNSTTLQFLSLPVREKGLSASLFYTVNAVTCVALRVFGSELIKDVPRYLLGCVSITVMAVALTGALAADSSFTLILAAMGYGLGMGFGFPVMLALIPDVFPPRLMPKGSSIGMLSMDLGFALSPLIIGVLSAYLGTPGAMRAIAWAQLAIAPTALILWRISRKRAESSLTL
- a CDS encoding DUF3311 domain-containing protein encodes the protein MGLTRGERKVLWCFALIVAGYMPPVLNLANRVSPVIFGVPFILFWSGLMVPITTCLMTYAYIVRAKEDGEDR
- a CDS encoding sodium:solute symporter family protein, encoding MTISIYIIFGWLIVTTIVGVLAGRNQAFSMENYFVGGRSFGTFLFYTTAAAEIYSAFAFLGLAGWAYSKGMSIVYAMAYGSIAYGLYFFIGPRINRLGSRLKYISQPDFIADRYESRWLGVFVAFIGVIFSIPYLQLQIMGAGMIVQLASGGAISWQIAVIISFIAAVIFVYVSGLRGIGWTNFLQAIIMLFGMVSIGFIFPHKFFGGTAKVWEILQEIKPNHLTLPDSAGLGIFWVASVSLICGLGFWMWPHIFTATYAAKSEKVVRRNATILPLYSLTMIPIMVVGFTCAAKAGIDPAFAGTITKPDHAMLIALVNNFPPLLAGFIGAGGLAASISTSSGLILTSSNLMARNVIQKGFKPEMDDMAVAKLGRALVPVLTVLAVLLAIFAPSMLVSLLLVGYSGVTQFFPAVLLGLFAKWPTKAGIVTGLLAGLATVVAIKFMGVPSPMGLHEGFVGLIVNFAVVAVISSFTPKISPSTIDRFESTLR
- a CDS encoding amidohydrolase — translated: MLVQIREKAREIREEIAQWRHHFHRHPELSHCEFETAATIAQALRDMGYDQVKVGCKGKDICVVADLGQGDKCIALRADIDALAVQEERNVPYRSENDGVMHACGHDAHASMLLGAAKILKGMENDLPGRVRLIFQHAEERGGGAKELVEEGVLDGVDVIFGQHIWSPVPSGSMTYCEGPTMASADMFELKIQGRGGHGSMPHMSVDPVMAACSVVSAWQTIVSREVDPLDAAVISVGEIKSGSVFNAIPDSALIKGTTRTFNQDVRKNIAARMEEVAKAICSAMRCETEFNYSYMLPPTVTDVDFTRFAVGVAKEVLGENKVSEARPTMGAEDFSYYLMERPGTFMFLGTGNEDKDMTYPQHHPKYCVDDDVLELGAAMSASVAWAYLNR
- a CDS encoding S8 family serine peptidase, producing MGRKSLFIALALFLWSNVAFAQSPLAGEYVEGEVLVVLEGTGINTSDVSAFKAGLDSSANALASSVGAKSVGTYSAIAAQSGKNIAHFRAEGKTTAELMEELKAQPGVVGVAPNYVFNASVIPNDPYYASGDLWGMNRIDGPSAWDISSGDRGVFVAVLDTGIKNDHVDLVANIGTDKDGNWGKNLITVGALPADDNGHGTHVAGTIGAMGNNSVGVVGVNWNVSLLSVKVLDSQGSGTGAQIMAGLDYVVAQRKRGLNIKVANMSLGGWGSPIYNVNADPYALAFKAVSDADILLVVAAGNEGQDLDNPGWYDHPTQGWINLAGQRPYPACFPFANMITVGSITPTTFAMSDFSNYSPNFVQLAAPGSGIWSTSDTGGYESMNGTSMATPHVAGAAALVAAVSPAASAREIKARILSNINVNANVSSRFYTKGDLNLLKAVRNDVGYVPATGIAVSTPSVSLDGGNTFQLTATVSPANATNKMVGWSSSNPAVATVSGTGLVRAVSGGTAVISAWSNDGGLLSNTTVSVTGSSSDSGGGCTIGLAPATILLALPLLFLRR